In Cheilinus undulatus linkage group 14, ASM1832078v1, whole genome shotgun sequence, a genomic segment contains:
- the tdh gene encoding L-threonine dehydrogenase produces the protein MPVIRILSKVAQQALLSNPGCGCQPLTVAVRNISFSPRQVTSDASFHSVSFSETDHPKVLITGGLGQLGVGLAKLLRKRFGKNNVILSDIRKPPSNVFHSGPFIYSDILDYKNLREIVVNNRITWLVHYSALLSAVGEANVALARSVNITGLHNILDIAAEHGLRLFVPSTIGAFGPTSPRNPTPDLCVQRPRTIYGVSKVHAELMGEYYHHRYGLDFRCLRYPGIISADSMPGGGTTDYAVQIFHDAIKTGKFECNLRPDTQLPMMYIDDCLRATLEVMEAPADTLSMRTYNINAMSFTPEELAQELQKHMPELEVTYDVDHVRQAIADSWPMNFDDSNARNDWGWKHDYDLPELVQTMLNFFASEQLMARAN, from the exons ATGCCTGTCATCAGAATCCTCAGCAAGGTGGCCCAGCAGGCCCTGCTCAGCAACCCAGGGTGTGGCTGTCAGCCCCTGACTGTGGCTGTGCGCAACATCAGCTTCTCCCCTCGGCAGGTGACGTCTGATGCCAGCTTCCACTCTGTGTCCTTCTCTGAAACGGATCACCCCAAGGTGCTCATCACAG GTGGCCTGGGTCAACTCGGAGTTGGACTCGCCAAATTGTTGAG GAAGAGGTTTGGAAAGAACAATGTCATCCTGTCTGACATCAGAAAACCTCCGAGCAACGTTTTCCACAGCG GACCCTTTATCTACTCAGATATCCTGGACTACAAGAACCTACGGGAAATTGTGGTGAACAACCGCATCACTTGGCTGGTCCACTACAGCGCCCTCCTCAGTGCTGTTGGAGAAGCAAATGTTGCCCTTGCTCGTTCTGTTAACATCActg GGCTTCACAACATCCTGGACATCGCAGCTGAGCACGGCCTGCGCCTCTTTGTACCCAGCACCATCGGCGCCTTTGGGCCAACTTCTCCTCGCAACCCCACGCCAGACTTGTGCGTGCAGAGACCTCGCACCATCTATGGCGTCTCCAAAGTCCACGCTGAGCTCATGGGAGAG TACTACCACCACCGTTATGGCCTGGACTTCCGCTGCCTCCGCTACCCAGGAATCATTTCTGCTGACTCGATGCCCGGAGGCGGCACGACAG ACTACGCTGTCCAGATTTTTCACGACGCCATCAAAACCGGCAAGTTTGAATGCAACTTAAGACCTGACACACAGCTGCCTATGATGTACATTGACGACTGTCTGCGCGCCACATTGGAGGTAATGGAGGCGCCTGCTGACACACTGAGCATGAGGACCTACAACATCAACGCCATGAGCTTCACTCCTGAGGAGCTGGCTCAGGAGCTGCAGAAACATATGCCTGAGCTGGAGGTCACATACGATGTTGACCACGTACGACAGGCTATTG CTGACAGTTGGCCAATGAACTTCGACGACAGTAACGCACGGAATGACTGGGGCTGGAAACACGACTACGATCTTCCAGAGCTCGTCCAGACAATGCTCAACTTCTTTGCTTCAGAACAGCTCATGGCTCGTGCTAACTGA